In Oryctolagus cuniculus chromosome X, mOryCun1.1, whole genome shotgun sequence, a single window of DNA contains:
- the ATP2B3 gene encoding plasma membrane calcium-transporting ATPase 3 isoform X4 yields MGDMANSSIECHPKPQPQREAPHAGGFGCTLAELRTLMELRGAEALQKIQEAYGDVSGLCRRLKTSPTEGLADNTNDLEKRRQIYGQNFIPPKQPKTFLQLVWEALQDVTLIILEVAAIVSLGLSFYAPPGEESEACGNVSGGAEDEGEAEAGWIEGAAILLSVICVVLVTAFNDWSKEKQFRGLQSRIEQEQKFTVIRNGQLLQVPVAALVVGDIAQVKYGDLLPADGVLIQGNDLKIDESSLTGESDHVRKSADKDPMLLSGTHVMEGSGRMVVTAVGVNSQTGIIFTLLGAGGEEEEKKDKKAKKQDGAVAMEMQPLKSAEGGELEERERKKASAPRKEKSVLQGKLTKLAVQIGKAGLVMSAITVIILVLYFVIETFVVDGRVWLAECTPVYVQYFVKFFIIGVTVLVVAVPEGLPLAVTISLAYSVKKMMKDNNLVRHLDACETMGNATAICSDKTGTLTTNRMTVVQSYVGDTHYREVPAPSALTPKILDLLVHAISINSAYTTKILPPEKEGALPRQVGNKTECALLGFVLDLKRDFQPVREQIPEDKLYKVYTFNSVRKSMSTVIRMPDGAFRLFSKGASEILLKKCTHILNSNGELRVFRPRDREDMVKKIIEPMACDGLRTICIAYRDFAAGHEPDWDNENEVVGDLTCIAVVGIEDPVRPEVPEAIRKCQRAGITVRMVTGDNINTARAIAAKCGIIQPGEDFLCLEGKEFNRRIRNEKGEIEQERLDKVWPKLRVLARSSPTDKHTLVKGIIDSTSGEQRQVVAVTGDGTNDGPALKKADVGFAMGIAGTDVAKEASDIILTDDNFTSIVKAVMWGRNVYDSISKFLQFQLTVNVVAVIVAFTGACITQDSPLKAVQMLWVNLIMDTFASLALATEPPTESLLLRKPYGRDKPLISRTMMKNILGHAAYQLTIIFTLLFVGELFFDIDSGRNAPLHSPPSEHYTIIFNTFVMMQLFNEINARKIHGERNVFDGIFSNPIFCSIVLGTFAIQIVIVQFGGKPFSCSPLSTEQWLWCLFVGVGELVWGQVIATIPTSQLKCLKEAGHGPGKDEMADEELAEGEEEIDHAERELRRGQILWFRGLNRIQTQMEVVSTFKRSGSFQGAVRRRSSVLSQLHDVTNLCTPTHVILSAANPTSAAGNPGGESIP; encoded by the exons ATGGGCGACATGGCCAACAGCTCCATTGAGTGCCACCCCAAGCCCCAGCCACAGCGGGAGGCCCCGCATGCAGGTGGCTTTGGGTGCACGCTGGCTGAGCTCCGCACCCTCATGGAGCTCCGCGGGGCCGAGGCGCTGCAGAAGATCCAGGAAGCCTACGGGGACGTCAGTGGGCTCTGCAGGAGGTTGAAGACCTCGCCCACCGAGG GCCTGGCGGACAACACCAATGACCTGGAGAAGCGCAGGCAGATCTACGGGCAGAACTTCATCCCCCCCAAGCAGCCCAAGACCTTCTTGCAGCTGGTGTGGGAGGCCCTACAGGACGTGACCCTCATCATCCTGGAGGTAGCAGCCATCGTCTCCCTGGGCCTCTCGTTCTACGCCCCGCCTGGAGAGGAGAGTGAAG CCTGTGGGAATGTGTCCGGTGGAGCTGAAGACGAGGGTGAGGCTGAGGCCGGCTGGATCGAGGGGGCCGCCATCCTGCTGTCGGTCATCTGCGTGGTACTGGTCACGGCCTTCAATGACTGGAGCAAGGAGAAGCAGTTCCGAGGCCTACAGAGCCGCATCGAGCAGGAGCAGAAGTTCACGGTCATCCGGAATGGCCAACTCCTCCAAGTCCCCGTGGCTGCGCTGGTGGTGGGCGACATTGCCCAGGTCAAGTATG GAGACCTGCTGCCCGCCGACGGCGTGCTCATCCAGGGCAATGACCTCAAGATCGACGAGAGCTCGCTGACAGGCGAGTCGGACCACGTGCGCAAGTCAGCCGACAAGGACCCCATGCTGCTCTCAG GCACCCACGTcatggaaggttctggaagaaTGGTGGTGACAGCCGTTGGGGTGAACTCCCAGACAGGCATCATCTTTACCTTGCTTGGggctggaggagaggaggaggagaagaaagataAGAAAG CTAAGAAGCAGGATGGGGCTGTCGCCATGGAGATGCAGCCCCTGAAGAGCGCAGAGGGCGGGGAGCTGGAGGAGCGCGAGAGGAAGAAAGCCAGTGCGCCCCGGAAGGAGAAGTCGGTCCTCCAGGGCAAGCTCACAAAGCTGGCTGTGCAGATTGGGAAGGCAG GGCTGGTGATGTCCGCCATCACCGTCATCATCTTGGTCCTCTACTTCGTGATCGAGACCTTTGTCGTGGACGGCCGGGTGTGGCTGGCGGAGTGCACGCCAGTCTATGTGCAGTACTTCGTGAAGTTCTTCATCATCGGTGTCACTGTGCTAGTCGTGGCTGTCCCTGAGGGCCTGCCTCTTGCTGTCACCATCTCCTTGGCTTACTCTGTCAAG AAAATGATGAAGGACAATAACCTGGTGCGCCACCTGGACGCCTGCGAGACCATGGGCAACGCCACGGCCATCTGCTCAGACAAGACGGGCACGCTCACCACCAACCGCATGACGGTGGTCCAGTCTTACGTGGGAGACACGCACTACAGAGAGGTCCCCGCCCCTAGTGCCCTGACACCCAAGATCCTCGACCTCCTGGTCCATGCCATCTCCATCAACAGTGCCTACACCACCAAAATACTA CCTCCAGAGAAGGAAGGCGCTCTGCCGCGCCAGGTGGGCAACAAGACCGAGTGTGCCCTGCTGGGCTTCGTGCTGGACCTCAAGCGGGACTTCCAGCCTGTGCGGGAGCAGATCCCGGAAGACAAGCTGTACAAAGTATACACCTTCAACTCGGTCCGCAAGTCCATGAGCACCGTCATCCGCATGCCCGATGGCGCCTTCCGCCTCTTCAGCAAGGGCGCCTCGGAGATCCTGCTCAAAAA GTGCACGCACATCCTAAACAGCAATGGCGAACTCCGGGTCTTCCGTCCTCGGGACCGAGAAGACATGGTGAAGAAGATCATCGAGCCGATGGCTTGCGATGGCCTCCGCACCATCTGCATCGCCTACCGTGACTTTGCTGCAGGCCACGAACCCGACTGGGACAACGAGAACGAGGTGGTGGGCGACCTCACCTGCATAGCCGTCGTGGGCATCGAGGACCCCGTGAGACCTGAG GTCCCTGAAGCGATTCGCAAATGCCAGCGTGCCGGCATCACGGTCCGCATGGTAACTGGGGACAACATCAACACAGCCCGGGCCATCGCAGCCAAGTGCGGCATCATCCAGCCTGGGGAGGACTTCCTGTGCCTGGAGGGGAAGGAGTTCAACCGCAGGATCCGCAATGAGAAGGGCGAG ATAGAACAGGAGCGGCTGGACAAGGTGTGGCCCAAGCTGAGGGTGCTCGCCCGGTCATCTCCCACCGACAAGCACACGCTAGTCAAAG GGATTATCGACAGCACCAGTGGCGAGCAGCGGCAGGTGGTAGCTGTGACTGGGGATGGCACCAACGATGGACCAGCTCTCAAGAAAGCAGATGTGGGCTTTGCCATG GGCATCGCAGGGACTGACGTGGCCAAGGAGGCCTCCGACATCATCCTGACGGACGACAACTTCACCAGCATCGTCAAGGCCGTGATGTGGGGCCGCAACGTGTACGACAGCATCTCCAAGTTCCTGCAGTTCCAGCTCACGGTCAACGTGGTGGCCGTGATCGTGGCCTTCACGGGCGCCTGCATCACTCAG GACTCTCCTCTCAAAGCCGTACAGATGTTGTGGGTGAACTTGATCATGGACACGTTCGCCTCCCTGGCCCTGGCGACGGAGCCGCccactgagtccctgctgctgcggAAGCCGTATGGCCGAGACAAGCCCCTCATCTCGCGCACCATGATGAAGAACATCCTGGGCCACGCCGCCTACCAGCTCACCATCATCTTCACCCTGCTCTTTGTCG GCGAGCTCTTCTTCGACATCGACAGCGGGCGCAACGCGCCGCTGCACTCGCCGCCCTCGGAGCACTACACCATCATCTTCAATACCTTCGTCATGATGCAGCTCTTCAACGAGATCAACGCACGCAAGATCCACGGCGAGCGCAACGTCTTCGACGGCATCTTCAGCAACCCCATCTTCTGCAGCATCGTGCTGGGCACCTTCGCCATCCAG ATTGTCATCGTCCAGTTCGGCGGGAAGCCCTTCAGCTGCTCCCCGCTGTCCACGGAACAGTGGCTGTGGTGCCTGTTTGTTGGCGTCGGGGAGCTGGTCTGGGGACAG GTCATCGCCACCATTCCCACCAGCCAGCTCAAGTGCCTGAAGGAGGCAGGGCACGGGCCGGGGAAGGACGAGATGGCTGATGAGGAGCTGGCGGAGGGCGAAGAGGAGATTGACCACGCCGAGCGGGAGCTCCGCAGGGGTCAGATCCTGTGGTTCCGGGGCCTCAACCGGATCCAGACGCAG ATGGAGGTAGTGAGTACCTTCAAGAGAAGCGGTTCATTTCAGGGTGCTGTGCGCCGGCGGTCTTCGGTCCTCAGCCAGCTCCATGACGTAACCAATCTTTGTACCCCCACTCACGTAATTCTCTCTGCTGCCAACCCCACCAGTGCTGCCGGGA ATCCGGGTGGTGAAAGCATTCCGTAG
- the ATP2B3 gene encoding plasma membrane calcium-transporting ATPase 3 isoform X1, translating to MGDMANSSIECHPKPQPQREAPHAGGFGCTLAELRTLMELRGAEALQKIQEAYGDVSGLCRRLKTSPTEGLADNTNDLEKRRQIYGQNFIPPKQPKTFLQLVWEALQDVTLIILEVAAIVSLGLSFYAPPGEESEACGNVSGGAEDEGEAEAGWIEGAAILLSVICVVLVTAFNDWSKEKQFRGLQSRIEQEQKFTVIRNGQLLQVPVAALVVGDIAQVKYGDLLPADGVLIQGNDLKIDESSLTGESDHVRKSADKDPMLLSGTHVMEGSGRMVVTAVGVNSQTGIIFTLLGAGGEEEEKKDKKGKQQDGAMESSQTKAKKQDGAVAMEMQPLKSAEGGELEERERKKASAPRKEKSVLQGKLTKLAVQIGKAGLVMSAITVIILVLYFVIETFVVDGRVWLAECTPVYVQYFVKFFIIGVTVLVVAVPEGLPLAVTISLAYSVKKMMKDNNLVRHLDACETMGNATAICSDKTGTLTTNRMTVVQSYVGDTHYREVPAPSALTPKILDLLVHAISINSAYTTKILPPEKEGALPRQVGNKTECALLGFVLDLKRDFQPVREQIPEDKLYKVYTFNSVRKSMSTVIRMPDGAFRLFSKGASEILLKKCTHILNSNGELRVFRPRDREDMVKKIIEPMACDGLRTICIAYRDFAAGHEPDWDNENEVVGDLTCIAVVGIEDPVRPEVPEAIRKCQRAGITVRMVTGDNINTARAIAAKCGIIQPGEDFLCLEGKEFNRRIRNEKGEIEQERLDKVWPKLRVLARSSPTDKHTLVKGIIDSTSGEQRQVVAVTGDGTNDGPALKKADVGFAMGIAGTDVAKEASDIILTDDNFTSIVKAVMWGRNVYDSISKFLQFQLTVNVVAVIVAFTGACITQDSPLKAVQMLWVNLIMDTFASLALATEPPTESLLLRKPYGRDKPLISRTMMKNILGHAAYQLTIIFTLLFVGELFFDIDSGRNAPLHSPPSEHYTIIFNTFVMMQLFNEINARKIHGERNVFDGIFSNPIFCSIVLGTFAIQIVIVQFGGKPFSCSPLSTEQWLWCLFVGVGELVWGQVIATIPTSQLKCLKEAGHGPGKDEMADEELAEGEEEIDHAERELRRGQILWFRGLNRIQTQIRVVKAFRSSLYEGLEKPESKSSIHNFMATPEFLINDYTHNIPLIDDTDVDENEERLRAPPPLSPNQNNNAIDSGIYLTTHVTKSATSSAFSSSPGSPLHSVETSL from the exons ATGGGCGACATGGCCAACAGCTCCATTGAGTGCCACCCCAAGCCCCAGCCACAGCGGGAGGCCCCGCATGCAGGTGGCTTTGGGTGCACGCTGGCTGAGCTCCGCACCCTCATGGAGCTCCGCGGGGCCGAGGCGCTGCAGAAGATCCAGGAAGCCTACGGGGACGTCAGTGGGCTCTGCAGGAGGTTGAAGACCTCGCCCACCGAGG GCCTGGCGGACAACACCAATGACCTGGAGAAGCGCAGGCAGATCTACGGGCAGAACTTCATCCCCCCCAAGCAGCCCAAGACCTTCTTGCAGCTGGTGTGGGAGGCCCTACAGGACGTGACCCTCATCATCCTGGAGGTAGCAGCCATCGTCTCCCTGGGCCTCTCGTTCTACGCCCCGCCTGGAGAGGAGAGTGAAG CCTGTGGGAATGTGTCCGGTGGAGCTGAAGACGAGGGTGAGGCTGAGGCCGGCTGGATCGAGGGGGCCGCCATCCTGCTGTCGGTCATCTGCGTGGTACTGGTCACGGCCTTCAATGACTGGAGCAAGGAGAAGCAGTTCCGAGGCCTACAGAGCCGCATCGAGCAGGAGCAGAAGTTCACGGTCATCCGGAATGGCCAACTCCTCCAAGTCCCCGTGGCTGCGCTGGTGGTGGGCGACATTGCCCAGGTCAAGTATG GAGACCTGCTGCCCGCCGACGGCGTGCTCATCCAGGGCAATGACCTCAAGATCGACGAGAGCTCGCTGACAGGCGAGTCGGACCACGTGCGCAAGTCAGCCGACAAGGACCCCATGCTGCTCTCAG GCACCCACGTcatggaaggttctggaagaaTGGTGGTGACAGCCGTTGGGGTGAACTCCCAGACAGGCATCATCTTTACCTTGCTTGGggctggaggagaggaggaggagaagaaagataAGAAAG GCAAGCAGCAGGATGGGGCCATGGAGAGTAGCCAGACCAAAG CTAAGAAGCAGGATGGGGCTGTCGCCATGGAGATGCAGCCCCTGAAGAGCGCAGAGGGCGGGGAGCTGGAGGAGCGCGAGAGGAAGAAAGCCAGTGCGCCCCGGAAGGAGAAGTCGGTCCTCCAGGGCAAGCTCACAAAGCTGGCTGTGCAGATTGGGAAGGCAG GGCTGGTGATGTCCGCCATCACCGTCATCATCTTGGTCCTCTACTTCGTGATCGAGACCTTTGTCGTGGACGGCCGGGTGTGGCTGGCGGAGTGCACGCCAGTCTATGTGCAGTACTTCGTGAAGTTCTTCATCATCGGTGTCACTGTGCTAGTCGTGGCTGTCCCTGAGGGCCTGCCTCTTGCTGTCACCATCTCCTTGGCTTACTCTGTCAAG AAAATGATGAAGGACAATAACCTGGTGCGCCACCTGGACGCCTGCGAGACCATGGGCAACGCCACGGCCATCTGCTCAGACAAGACGGGCACGCTCACCACCAACCGCATGACGGTGGTCCAGTCTTACGTGGGAGACACGCACTACAGAGAGGTCCCCGCCCCTAGTGCCCTGACACCCAAGATCCTCGACCTCCTGGTCCATGCCATCTCCATCAACAGTGCCTACACCACCAAAATACTA CCTCCAGAGAAGGAAGGCGCTCTGCCGCGCCAGGTGGGCAACAAGACCGAGTGTGCCCTGCTGGGCTTCGTGCTGGACCTCAAGCGGGACTTCCAGCCTGTGCGGGAGCAGATCCCGGAAGACAAGCTGTACAAAGTATACACCTTCAACTCGGTCCGCAAGTCCATGAGCACCGTCATCCGCATGCCCGATGGCGCCTTCCGCCTCTTCAGCAAGGGCGCCTCGGAGATCCTGCTCAAAAA GTGCACGCACATCCTAAACAGCAATGGCGAACTCCGGGTCTTCCGTCCTCGGGACCGAGAAGACATGGTGAAGAAGATCATCGAGCCGATGGCTTGCGATGGCCTCCGCACCATCTGCATCGCCTACCGTGACTTTGCTGCAGGCCACGAACCCGACTGGGACAACGAGAACGAGGTGGTGGGCGACCTCACCTGCATAGCCGTCGTGGGCATCGAGGACCCCGTGAGACCTGAG GTCCCTGAAGCGATTCGCAAATGCCAGCGTGCCGGCATCACGGTCCGCATGGTAACTGGGGACAACATCAACACAGCCCGGGCCATCGCAGCCAAGTGCGGCATCATCCAGCCTGGGGAGGACTTCCTGTGCCTGGAGGGGAAGGAGTTCAACCGCAGGATCCGCAATGAGAAGGGCGAG ATAGAACAGGAGCGGCTGGACAAGGTGTGGCCCAAGCTGAGGGTGCTCGCCCGGTCATCTCCCACCGACAAGCACACGCTAGTCAAAG GGATTATCGACAGCACCAGTGGCGAGCAGCGGCAGGTGGTAGCTGTGACTGGGGATGGCACCAACGATGGACCAGCTCTCAAGAAAGCAGATGTGGGCTTTGCCATG GGCATCGCAGGGACTGACGTGGCCAAGGAGGCCTCCGACATCATCCTGACGGACGACAACTTCACCAGCATCGTCAAGGCCGTGATGTGGGGCCGCAACGTGTACGACAGCATCTCCAAGTTCCTGCAGTTCCAGCTCACGGTCAACGTGGTGGCCGTGATCGTGGCCTTCACGGGCGCCTGCATCACTCAG GACTCTCCTCTCAAAGCCGTACAGATGTTGTGGGTGAACTTGATCATGGACACGTTCGCCTCCCTGGCCCTGGCGACGGAGCCGCccactgagtccctgctgctgcggAAGCCGTATGGCCGAGACAAGCCCCTCATCTCGCGCACCATGATGAAGAACATCCTGGGCCACGCCGCCTACCAGCTCACCATCATCTTCACCCTGCTCTTTGTCG GCGAGCTCTTCTTCGACATCGACAGCGGGCGCAACGCGCCGCTGCACTCGCCGCCCTCGGAGCACTACACCATCATCTTCAATACCTTCGTCATGATGCAGCTCTTCAACGAGATCAACGCACGCAAGATCCACGGCGAGCGCAACGTCTTCGACGGCATCTTCAGCAACCCCATCTTCTGCAGCATCGTGCTGGGCACCTTCGCCATCCAG ATTGTCATCGTCCAGTTCGGCGGGAAGCCCTTCAGCTGCTCCCCGCTGTCCACGGAACAGTGGCTGTGGTGCCTGTTTGTTGGCGTCGGGGAGCTGGTCTGGGGACAG GTCATCGCCACCATTCCCACCAGCCAGCTCAAGTGCCTGAAGGAGGCAGGGCACGGGCCGGGGAAGGACGAGATGGCTGATGAGGAGCTGGCGGAGGGCGAAGAGGAGATTGACCACGCCGAGCGGGAGCTCCGCAGGGGTCAGATCCTGTGGTTCCGGGGCCTCAACCGGATCCAGACGCAG ATCCGGGTGGTGAAAGCATTCCGTAGCTCGCTCTATGAAGGCCTGGAGAAACCGGAATCCAAGAGCTCCATCCATAATTTCATGGCAACGCCCGAGT
- the ATP2B3 gene encoding plasma membrane calcium-transporting ATPase 3 isoform X3 has product MGDMANSSIECHPKPQPQREAPHAGGFGCTLAELRTLMELRGAEALQKIQEAYGDVSGLCRRLKTSPTEGLADNTNDLEKRRQIYGQNFIPPKQPKTFLQLVWEALQDVTLIILEVAAIVSLGLSFYAPPGEESEACGNVSGGAEDEGEAEAGWIEGAAILLSVICVVLVTAFNDWSKEKQFRGLQSRIEQEQKFTVIRNGQLLQVPVAALVVGDIAQVKYGDLLPADGVLIQGNDLKIDESSLTGESDHVRKSADKDPMLLSGTHVMEGSGRMVVTAVGVNSQTGIIFTLLGAGGEEEEKKDKKGKQQDGAMESSQTKAKKQDGAVAMEMQPLKSAEGGELEERERKKASAPRKEKSVLQGKLTKLAVQIGKAGLVMSAITVIILVLYFVIETFVVDGRVWLAECTPVYVQYFVKFFIIGVTVLVVAVPEGLPLAVTISLAYSVKKMMKDNNLVRHLDACETMGNATAICSDKTGTLTTNRMTVVQSYVGDTHYREVPAPSALTPKILDLLVHAISINSAYTTKILPPEKEGALPRQVGNKTECALLGFVLDLKRDFQPVREQIPEDKLYKVYTFNSVRKSMSTVIRMPDGAFRLFSKGASEILLKKCTHILNSNGELRVFRPRDREDMVKKIIEPMACDGLRTICIAYRDFAAGHEPDWDNENEVVGDLTCIAVVGIEDPVRPEVPEAIRKCQRAGITVRMVTGDNINTARAIAAKCGIIQPGEDFLCLEGKEFNRRIRNEKGEIEQERLDKVWPKLRVLARSSPTDKHTLVKGIIDSTSGEQRQVVAVTGDGTNDGPALKKADVGFAMGIAGTDVAKEASDIILTDDNFTSIVKAVMWGRNVYDSISKFLQFQLTVNVVAVIVAFTGACITQDSPLKAVQMLWVNLIMDTFASLALATEPPTESLLLRKPYGRDKPLISRTMMKNILGHAAYQLTIIFTLLFVGELFFDIDSGRNAPLHSPPSEHYTIIFNTFVMMQLFNEINARKIHGERNVFDGIFSNPIFCSIVLGTFAIQIVIVQFGGKPFSCSPLSTEQWLWCLFVGVGELVWGQVIATIPTSQLKCLKEAGHGPGKDEMADEELAEGEEEIDHAERELRRGQILWFRGLNRIQTQMEVVSTFKRSGSFQGAVRRRSSVLSQLHDVTNLCTPTHVILSAANPTSAAGNPGGESIP; this is encoded by the exons ATGGGCGACATGGCCAACAGCTCCATTGAGTGCCACCCCAAGCCCCAGCCACAGCGGGAGGCCCCGCATGCAGGTGGCTTTGGGTGCACGCTGGCTGAGCTCCGCACCCTCATGGAGCTCCGCGGGGCCGAGGCGCTGCAGAAGATCCAGGAAGCCTACGGGGACGTCAGTGGGCTCTGCAGGAGGTTGAAGACCTCGCCCACCGAGG GCCTGGCGGACAACACCAATGACCTGGAGAAGCGCAGGCAGATCTACGGGCAGAACTTCATCCCCCCCAAGCAGCCCAAGACCTTCTTGCAGCTGGTGTGGGAGGCCCTACAGGACGTGACCCTCATCATCCTGGAGGTAGCAGCCATCGTCTCCCTGGGCCTCTCGTTCTACGCCCCGCCTGGAGAGGAGAGTGAAG CCTGTGGGAATGTGTCCGGTGGAGCTGAAGACGAGGGTGAGGCTGAGGCCGGCTGGATCGAGGGGGCCGCCATCCTGCTGTCGGTCATCTGCGTGGTACTGGTCACGGCCTTCAATGACTGGAGCAAGGAGAAGCAGTTCCGAGGCCTACAGAGCCGCATCGAGCAGGAGCAGAAGTTCACGGTCATCCGGAATGGCCAACTCCTCCAAGTCCCCGTGGCTGCGCTGGTGGTGGGCGACATTGCCCAGGTCAAGTATG GAGACCTGCTGCCCGCCGACGGCGTGCTCATCCAGGGCAATGACCTCAAGATCGACGAGAGCTCGCTGACAGGCGAGTCGGACCACGTGCGCAAGTCAGCCGACAAGGACCCCATGCTGCTCTCAG GCACCCACGTcatggaaggttctggaagaaTGGTGGTGACAGCCGTTGGGGTGAACTCCCAGACAGGCATCATCTTTACCTTGCTTGGggctggaggagaggaggaggagaagaaagataAGAAAG GCAAGCAGCAGGATGGGGCCATGGAGAGTAGCCAGACCAAAG CTAAGAAGCAGGATGGGGCTGTCGCCATGGAGATGCAGCCCCTGAAGAGCGCAGAGGGCGGGGAGCTGGAGGAGCGCGAGAGGAAGAAAGCCAGTGCGCCCCGGAAGGAGAAGTCGGTCCTCCAGGGCAAGCTCACAAAGCTGGCTGTGCAGATTGGGAAGGCAG GGCTGGTGATGTCCGCCATCACCGTCATCATCTTGGTCCTCTACTTCGTGATCGAGACCTTTGTCGTGGACGGCCGGGTGTGGCTGGCGGAGTGCACGCCAGTCTATGTGCAGTACTTCGTGAAGTTCTTCATCATCGGTGTCACTGTGCTAGTCGTGGCTGTCCCTGAGGGCCTGCCTCTTGCTGTCACCATCTCCTTGGCTTACTCTGTCAAG AAAATGATGAAGGACAATAACCTGGTGCGCCACCTGGACGCCTGCGAGACCATGGGCAACGCCACGGCCATCTGCTCAGACAAGACGGGCACGCTCACCACCAACCGCATGACGGTGGTCCAGTCTTACGTGGGAGACACGCACTACAGAGAGGTCCCCGCCCCTAGTGCCCTGACACCCAAGATCCTCGACCTCCTGGTCCATGCCATCTCCATCAACAGTGCCTACACCACCAAAATACTA CCTCCAGAGAAGGAAGGCGCTCTGCCGCGCCAGGTGGGCAACAAGACCGAGTGTGCCCTGCTGGGCTTCGTGCTGGACCTCAAGCGGGACTTCCAGCCTGTGCGGGAGCAGATCCCGGAAGACAAGCTGTACAAAGTATACACCTTCAACTCGGTCCGCAAGTCCATGAGCACCGTCATCCGCATGCCCGATGGCGCCTTCCGCCTCTTCAGCAAGGGCGCCTCGGAGATCCTGCTCAAAAA GTGCACGCACATCCTAAACAGCAATGGCGAACTCCGGGTCTTCCGTCCTCGGGACCGAGAAGACATGGTGAAGAAGATCATCGAGCCGATGGCTTGCGATGGCCTCCGCACCATCTGCATCGCCTACCGTGACTTTGCTGCAGGCCACGAACCCGACTGGGACAACGAGAACGAGGTGGTGGGCGACCTCACCTGCATAGCCGTCGTGGGCATCGAGGACCCCGTGAGACCTGAG GTCCCTGAAGCGATTCGCAAATGCCAGCGTGCCGGCATCACGGTCCGCATGGTAACTGGGGACAACATCAACACAGCCCGGGCCATCGCAGCCAAGTGCGGCATCATCCAGCCTGGGGAGGACTTCCTGTGCCTGGAGGGGAAGGAGTTCAACCGCAGGATCCGCAATGAGAAGGGCGAG ATAGAACAGGAGCGGCTGGACAAGGTGTGGCCCAAGCTGAGGGTGCTCGCCCGGTCATCTCCCACCGACAAGCACACGCTAGTCAAAG GGATTATCGACAGCACCAGTGGCGAGCAGCGGCAGGTGGTAGCTGTGACTGGGGATGGCACCAACGATGGACCAGCTCTCAAGAAAGCAGATGTGGGCTTTGCCATG GGCATCGCAGGGACTGACGTGGCCAAGGAGGCCTCCGACATCATCCTGACGGACGACAACTTCACCAGCATCGTCAAGGCCGTGATGTGGGGCCGCAACGTGTACGACAGCATCTCCAAGTTCCTGCAGTTCCAGCTCACGGTCAACGTGGTGGCCGTGATCGTGGCCTTCACGGGCGCCTGCATCACTCAG GACTCTCCTCTCAAAGCCGTACAGATGTTGTGGGTGAACTTGATCATGGACACGTTCGCCTCCCTGGCCCTGGCGACGGAGCCGCccactgagtccctgctgctgcggAAGCCGTATGGCCGAGACAAGCCCCTCATCTCGCGCACCATGATGAAGAACATCCTGGGCCACGCCGCCTACCAGCTCACCATCATCTTCACCCTGCTCTTTGTCG GCGAGCTCTTCTTCGACATCGACAGCGGGCGCAACGCGCCGCTGCACTCGCCGCCCTCGGAGCACTACACCATCATCTTCAATACCTTCGTCATGATGCAGCTCTTCAACGAGATCAACGCACGCAAGATCCACGGCGAGCGCAACGTCTTCGACGGCATCTTCAGCAACCCCATCTTCTGCAGCATCGTGCTGGGCACCTTCGCCATCCAG ATTGTCATCGTCCAGTTCGGCGGGAAGCCCTTCAGCTGCTCCCCGCTGTCCACGGAACAGTGGCTGTGGTGCCTGTTTGTTGGCGTCGGGGAGCTGGTCTGGGGACAG GTCATCGCCACCATTCCCACCAGCCAGCTCAAGTGCCTGAAGGAGGCAGGGCACGGGCCGGGGAAGGACGAGATGGCTGATGAGGAGCTGGCGGAGGGCGAAGAGGAGATTGACCACGCCGAGCGGGAGCTCCGCAGGGGTCAGATCCTGTGGTTCCGGGGCCTCAACCGGATCCAGACGCAG ATGGAGGTAGTGAGTACCTTCAAGAGAAGCGGTTCATTTCAGGGTGCTGTGCGCCGGCGGTCTTCGGTCCTCAGCCAGCTCCATGACGTAACCAATCTTTGTACCCCCACTCACGTAATTCTCTCTGCTGCCAACCCCACCAGTGCTGCCGGGA ATCCGGGTGGTGAAAGCATTCCGTAG